Proteins from a genomic interval of Ramlibacter algicola:
- a CDS encoding COX15/CtaA family protein — protein sequence MNLVDLAPLTRVMLLGAVVACGPVAWLWLRHRGTRPVHRLRALTVLTLFLTFDLVLFGAFTRLTDSGLGCPDWPGCYASASPFGAHEEISAAQAAMPTGPVTHTKAWIEMLHRYFATGVGVLITTLAAATWLLRRREHLPVDPWWPTATLVWVCVQGAFGAFTVTLKLQPVIVTLHLLGGLVLLALLVRQAVSYRQAEGAGHRREIAPGLRLLLVLTTAAVWMQVALGGWVSTNYAVLACTDFPSCHGRWWPDMDFQQAFELWRPLGRTGNGELLGFAALTAIHYTHRLSAYGVFGLLALLAWRAWRVLPLQARLLAGLASWQFASGLSNVVLGWPLVAALAHTGGAAALVVVLAWSLCETASRRLRVDAPLPAHEGVRP from the coding sequence ATGAACCTCGTCGACCTCGCGCCGCTCACGCGCGTGATGCTGCTGGGCGCCGTCGTCGCCTGCGGCCCGGTCGCATGGCTGTGGCTGCGGCACCGCGGGACACGACCGGTGCACCGGCTGCGCGCGCTCACGGTGCTCACGCTCTTCCTCACCTTCGACCTCGTGCTGTTCGGCGCGTTCACGCGGCTCACCGATTCGGGCCTGGGCTGCCCCGACTGGCCGGGCTGCTATGCGAGCGCGTCGCCCTTCGGTGCGCACGAGGAGATCAGCGCGGCCCAGGCCGCGATGCCGACCGGCCCGGTGACGCACACCAAGGCCTGGATCGAGATGCTGCATCGCTACTTCGCCACCGGCGTCGGCGTGCTGATCACCACGCTGGCCGCCGCGACGTGGCTGCTGCGCCGCAGGGAGCACCTGCCGGTCGACCCGTGGTGGCCCACGGCGACGCTCGTGTGGGTGTGCGTGCAAGGTGCTTTCGGCGCGTTCACGGTCACGCTCAAGCTGCAGCCGGTGATCGTCACCCTGCACCTGCTCGGCGGGCTCGTGCTGCTCGCGCTGCTCGTGCGGCAGGCCGTGAGCTACCGGCAGGCGGAAGGCGCAGGACACCGGCGCGAGATCGCGCCCGGACTGCGGCTGCTGCTGGTGCTCACGACGGCCGCGGTCTGGATGCAGGTCGCCCTGGGCGGCTGGGTCAGCACCAACTACGCGGTGCTGGCGTGCACCGACTTCCCTTCCTGCCACGGCCGCTGGTGGCCCGACATGGATTTCCAGCAGGCGTTCGAACTGTGGCGCCCGCTTGGCCGCACCGGCAACGGCGAGTTGCTCGGCTTCGCCGCACTGACCGCGATCCATTACACGCACCGGCTGTCCGCGTACGGCGTGTTCGGCCTGCTGGCCCTGCTCGCGTGGCGCGCGTGGCGCGTCCTGCCGCTGCAGGCGCGCCTGCTCGCGGGCCTGGCGTCGTGGCAATTTGCCAGCGGCCTGTCGAACGTGGTGCTCGGGTGGCCGCTGGTGGCGGCGCTGGCGCACACCGGAGGCGCCGCGGCGCTGGTCGTCGTCCTCGCGTGGTCGCTGTGCGAGACGGCTTCGAGGCGCCTGCGCGTCGACGCGCCCCTGCCGGCCCACGAGGGGGTGCGCCCATGA
- the cyoE gene encoding heme o synthase — protein sequence MTRFEQFYALTKPRVIQLIVFCALIGMVLAVPGVPTWDDVRIAAFASFGIWLVAGAAAAFNCLIEKGIDAKMRRTAWRPTAKGELSDTQTLLFSIALCAIGSAILFVTVNPLTMWLTFATFVGYAVIYTVVLKPRTPQNIVIGGASGAMPPVLGWAAMRGDVGPEALVLFLIIFLWTPPHFWALALYRVEDYRKSGLPMLPVTHGSEFTRLQILLYTLVLFAACLLPFAIGMSSWLYLAAAVVLSAAFTWHGFRLWRDYSDALARKTFRFSLVHLSVLFAALLVDHYI from the coding sequence ATGACCCGCTTCGAGCAGTTTTACGCGCTCACCAAGCCGCGCGTCATCCAGCTGATCGTGTTCTGCGCCTTGATCGGCATGGTTCTCGCGGTCCCCGGCGTGCCCACGTGGGACGACGTGCGCATCGCGGCCTTCGCCTCGTTCGGCATCTGGCTGGTGGCCGGCGCAGCGGCCGCCTTCAACTGCCTGATCGAGAAGGGGATCGACGCGAAGATGCGCCGCACCGCGTGGCGCCCGACCGCGAAAGGCGAACTGTCGGACACGCAGACGCTGCTGTTTTCCATCGCGCTGTGCGCGATCGGCTCGGCGATCCTGTTCGTCACGGTGAACCCGCTGACGATGTGGCTCACCTTCGCCACCTTCGTCGGCTACGCGGTCATCTACACGGTGGTGCTCAAGCCGCGCACGCCGCAGAACATCGTGATCGGCGGCGCGTCCGGTGCCATGCCGCCGGTGCTGGGCTGGGCCGCGATGCGCGGCGACGTCGGTCCCGAGGCGCTGGTGCTGTTCCTCATCATCTTTCTCTGGACGCCGCCGCACTTCTGGGCGCTGGCGCTATACCGGGTCGAGGACTACCGCAAGTCCGGCCTGCCGATGCTGCCGGTCACGCACGGCAGCGAGTTCACGCGGCTGCAGATCCTGCTGTACACGCTGGTGCTGTTCGCGGCCTGCCTGCTGCCGTTCGCGATCGGCATGAGCTCGTGGCTGTATCTCGCCGCGGCCGTCGTGCTCAGTGCGGCATTCACCTGGCATGGCTTCCGGCTCTGGCGCGACTACTCCGACGCGCTCGCGCGCAAGACCTTCCGCTTCTCCCTGGTCCACCTGAGCGTGCTGTTCGCGGCGCTGCTGGTGGACCACTACATCTGA
- a CDS encoding SCO family protein — protein sequence MDRRRLLQLIAAGSVPGLIAACGDRKPQFSAVDLTGADYAKDFQLPDVDGKPRSLADFRGKAVVVFFGYTQCPDVCPTTLAEIAEAKKLLGPDGQKVQGIFITVDPERDTPEVLKQYVANFGPDFVALRGTPEQAAAVAKDFKVYFKKVEGKAPGTYTMDHTAASFVFDPQGRLRLYTRYGSGAQALASDLKLLLASA from the coding sequence ATGGACCGCCGCCGCCTCCTGCAACTGATCGCCGCCGGCTCGGTGCCGGGCCTGATCGCCGCGTGCGGCGACCGCAAGCCGCAGTTCTCCGCCGTCGATCTCACCGGCGCGGACTACGCGAAGGACTTCCAGCTGCCCGACGTGGACGGCAAGCCGCGCAGCCTGGCCGACTTCCGCGGCAAGGCGGTCGTGGTCTTCTTCGGCTACACGCAGTGCCCGGACGTCTGCCCGACGACGCTGGCGGAGATCGCCGAAGCCAAGAAGCTGCTCGGCCCGGACGGCCAGAAGGTGCAGGGCATCTTCATCACGGTCGACCCGGAGCGCGACACGCCCGAAGTGCTCAAGCAGTACGTCGCCAACTTCGGGCCCGATTTCGTCGCGCTGCGCGGGACGCCGGAGCAGGCCGCCGCGGTCGCGAAGGACTTCAAGGTCTACTTCAAGAAGGTCGAAGGCAAGGCGCCGGGCACCTACACCATGGACCACACGGCCGCCAGCTTCGTGTTCGACCCGCAAGGCCGCCTGCGGCTGTACACGCGTTACGGCAGCGGTGCGCAGGCGCTGGCCAGCGACCTCAAGCTGCTGCTCGCCAGCGCCTGA
- a CDS encoding HEAT repeat domain-containing protein, whose translation MVQHLLQRKGAARIALIPAEVLEALNDGLVPTVHLNELLAIDLPRLARNVALQVGLDAQAERLQDTLAMLGVFPPMRRHMHVARALYDLAAEREDRDRIAHALATHPSDVARSWAAQWIAFSGLALPEALQSVRRFATDPHFGVREMAWMAVREEVGRDVEGAVTLLLPWVHDGDANVRRFASELTRPHGVWCAPLKTLKAQPWLALQLLEPLKSDPSLYVRNSVANWLNDASRTHPEWVQATCGRWLLESPTAETTSLVRRALRTVRKKQALTELTRL comes from the coding sequence GTGGTCCAGCACCTCCTGCAACGCAAGGGGGCCGCGCGCATCGCGCTGATCCCGGCCGAGGTGCTGGAGGCGCTGAACGATGGGCTGGTGCCCACCGTCCATCTCAACGAACTCCTCGCGATCGACCTGCCGCGGCTGGCGCGCAACGTCGCGCTGCAGGTCGGGCTGGACGCCCAGGCGGAGCGGCTGCAGGACACGCTCGCCATGCTCGGCGTGTTCCCGCCCATGCGCCGGCACATGCACGTCGCGCGCGCCTTGTACGACCTGGCCGCGGAGCGCGAGGACCGCGACCGCATCGCGCACGCGCTCGCGACCCATCCGAGCGACGTCGCGCGCTCGTGGGCGGCGCAGTGGATCGCGTTCTCGGGACTCGCGCTGCCGGAGGCGCTGCAGTCGGTGCGCCGCTTTGCCACGGATCCGCACTTCGGCGTGCGCGAGATGGCCTGGATGGCCGTGCGCGAAGAGGTGGGGCGAGACGTGGAAGGCGCCGTGACGCTGCTGCTGCCGTGGGTGCATGACGGCGACGCGAACGTGCGCCGCTTCGCGAGCGAGCTCACTCGGCCGCACGGCGTGTGGTGCGCGCCGCTGAAGACGCTCAAGGCGCAGCCCTGGCTGGCACTGCAGCTGCTGGAGCCGCTGAAGTCGGACCCGAGCCTCTACGTGCGCAACTCGGTCGCCAACTGGCTCAACGACGCGAGCCGTACGCACCCGGAGTGGGTGCAGGCGACTTGTGGCCGCTGGCTGCTCGAGTCGCCCACCGCGGAGACCACGTCGCTGGTGCGGCGCGCGTTGCGCACGGTGCGGAAGAAGCAGGCCCTGACGGAGCTCACTCGGCTTTGA
- a CDS encoding Bug family tripartite tricarboxylate transporter substrate binding protein, translating into MTTSPSLAALTRRSALSLAAAAAAPAFAQKTKTDATAAWPRKPLRVLVGFPGGSTPDLVARTIAEPLSKALGQPVIVDNKPGAGGNIAADMIAKANDDHTIGVLINGNMTIAKLLNPATPFDPVKDLAPVSLIGTAPLLLAAPASAPGTNAQDFFAAAKAAGNKWSYGSPGVGTVGHIGMELLKSRTGIDPVHVPYPGNPQVINAMISGQIQLALLPPGLAAAQIRAGKLKAIGVTSTGRSSLVPEYPSLDEGGVTRGFQLEIWNAAAAPRSMPKAVVDRLAALITAIVRTPEVRQKLFQQGWQVAGTSPEGLANRVKADTALLGGIIQSRGIKAE; encoded by the coding sequence ATGACGACCTCCCCTTCCCTTGCGGCGCTCACGCGCCGTTCCGCCCTGTCCCTGGCAGCCGCGGCCGCCGCGCCTGCCTTCGCGCAGAAGACGAAGACAGACGCGACCGCTGCATGGCCCCGCAAGCCCCTGCGCGTGCTGGTCGGCTTCCCCGGCGGGTCCACGCCCGACCTGGTCGCGCGCACGATCGCCGAGCCGCTGTCGAAGGCGCTCGGCCAGCCGGTCATCGTCGACAACAAGCCCGGCGCCGGCGGCAACATCGCTGCCGACATGATCGCCAAGGCCAACGACGACCACACGATCGGGGTCCTGATCAACGGCAACATGACGATCGCCAAGCTGCTCAACCCGGCGACGCCGTTCGACCCGGTCAAGGATCTCGCGCCCGTCAGCCTGATCGGCACCGCGCCGCTGCTGCTCGCCGCGCCGGCCAGCGCGCCCGGCACCAATGCGCAGGACTTCTTCGCCGCCGCCAAGGCCGCCGGCAACAAGTGGAGCTACGGCTCGCCGGGTGTCGGCACCGTCGGCCACATCGGGATGGAGTTGCTGAAGTCGCGCACCGGCATCGATCCGGTGCACGTGCCCTACCCGGGCAATCCGCAGGTGATCAACGCCATGATCTCCGGGCAGATCCAGCTGGCGCTGCTGCCCCCGGGGCTCGCGGCCGCGCAGATCCGCGCAGGCAAGCTGAAGGCGATCGGCGTCACGTCGACCGGGCGCAGTTCGCTGGTGCCGGAGTACCCGAGCCTCGACGAAGGCGGCGTGACGCGCGGCTTCCAGCTGGAGATCTGGAATGCGGCCGCCGCGCCGCGATCGATGCCCAAGGCGGTCGTCGACCGGCTCGCCGCGCTGATCACCGCCATCGTGCGCACGCCGGAAGTGCGGCAGAAGCTGTTCCAGCAAGGCTGGCAGGTGGCGGGCACCTCGCCCGAAGGCTTGGCCAACCGCGTGAAGGCCGACACCGCGCTGCTCGGCGGCATCATCCAGTCGCGCGGCATCAAAGCCGAGTGA
- a CDS encoding 7TM diverse intracellular signaling domain-containing protein has product MVQLVARSCLLLLWLWSCIAPAAAQAPPIATAFVLEAGQPDAMLEQHAQYWLEHDGKLDIQAVVAAGESLPWAPMATGQQYRIDAGALWIRFDAVVRDNESWYVVVQSSGIDRVQLFRQRPNGHWIVEEAGDTRPVSQWPVPGRVPTFDLPPGRGEVERFWLRIEHQRVDFAAPIRLTSQSRLFAARETEQFLFGAYFGISVLLALVAVFNAVGFRDRVFAIYAVYLVTFTLGQAAYMGVGAQHLWDPWLTFNAHSTFVLPALSVPAALWFVQRVTEPARFSRRLNQFVFLLIGVLLAVALLEVVLPSRGILELRLALTGLSLALVAVLIGFVWTKADDPDIRIIALGFVPVMVMALFPILRGINLIPNSIFTRYGLAMGAAVEMPILFYALSRRGSRRREAQLRASALPRTDALTGLADRRSLLQRLEATLTRARHQRHPCALVVAKLANYDFIASQHGRDTLDRALVVTASHMRRAATDVDLAARAGEREFALLIEGPTTADQASSRAQQIVASGLRSSRALPTDLTLRLLVVVAMLPDQQPDAESSLQWVLGALAAIRPDSRKQIRSLNF; this is encoded by the coding sequence GTGGTCCAGCTCGTTGCCCGATCGTGCCTGCTGTTGCTGTGGTTGTGGTCCTGCATCGCCCCTGCAGCCGCGCAGGCGCCGCCCATCGCGACAGCCTTCGTCCTGGAAGCCGGGCAACCGGACGCCATGCTCGAGCAGCACGCCCAGTACTGGCTGGAGCACGACGGCAAGCTCGACATCCAGGCTGTCGTCGCCGCCGGGGAGTCCCTGCCGTGGGCGCCGATGGCCACGGGCCAGCAATACCGCATCGACGCCGGCGCACTGTGGATCCGGTTCGACGCCGTCGTCCGCGACAACGAGAGCTGGTACGTGGTGGTGCAGTCCTCCGGCATCGACCGCGTGCAGCTGTTCCGGCAGCGGCCGAACGGGCACTGGATCGTCGAGGAGGCCGGTGACACACGCCCGGTCTCGCAATGGCCGGTGCCCGGCCGCGTCCCGACCTTCGACCTGCCGCCGGGCCGTGGCGAGGTCGAGCGCTTCTGGCTGCGCATCGAGCACCAGCGCGTGGACTTCGCAGCGCCCATCCGGCTGACCAGCCAGTCCCGGCTGTTCGCCGCCCGCGAGACGGAGCAGTTCCTGTTCGGCGCGTACTTCGGCATCTCGGTGCTGCTCGCGCTGGTGGCGGTCTTCAACGCCGTGGGGTTCCGCGACCGCGTGTTCGCGATCTATGCGGTGTACCTGGTCACGTTCACGCTGGGACAGGCCGCGTACATGGGCGTGGGCGCGCAGCACCTGTGGGATCCATGGCTCACCTTCAACGCGCACTCGACCTTCGTGCTGCCCGCGCTGTCCGTGCCGGCGGCGCTGTGGTTCGTGCAGCGCGTGACCGAGCCGGCGCGCTTCTCCCGCCGGCTGAACCAGTTCGTGTTCCTGCTGATCGGCGTGCTGCTCGCCGTCGCCCTGCTCGAGGTCGTGCTGCCCTCGCGCGGCATCCTCGAGCTGCGGCTCGCGCTCACCGGCCTCTCGCTGGCGCTGGTGGCGGTGCTGATCGGGTTCGTGTGGACGAAGGCCGACGACCCGGACATCCGCATCATCGCGCTGGGCTTCGTGCCGGTGATGGTGATGGCGCTGTTCCCGATCCTGCGCGGCATCAACCTGATCCCCAACAGCATCTTCACGCGCTACGGCCTCGCCATGGGCGCGGCGGTCGAGATGCCGATCCTGTTCTATGCGCTCAGCCGGCGTGGCAGCCGCCGCCGCGAGGCCCAGCTGCGCGCGTCGGCCCTGCCGCGCACCGACGCGCTCACCGGCCTGGCCGACCGCCGCAGCCTGCTGCAGCGCCTCGAGGCGACGCTCACGCGGGCGCGCCACCAGCGGCATCCCTGCGCGCTCGTGGTGGCCAAGCTGGCCAACTACGACTTCATCGCCTCCCAGCACGGCCGTGACACGTTGGACCGCGCGCTGGTGGTCACCGCCTCGCACATGCGCCGTGCCGCGACGGACGTCGACCTGGCCGCTCGCGCGGGCGAGCGCGAGTTCGCACTGCTGATCGAAGGCCCCACCACGGCGGACCAGGCGTCCTCGCGCGCGCAGCAGATCGTGGCCAGCGGGCTGCGCAGCAGCCGGGCCCTGCCGACGGACCTCACGTTGCGGCTGCTCGTCGTGGTCGCGATGCTGCCTGACCAGCAACCCGACGCCGAGTCCAGCCTGCAGTGGGTGCTCGGCGCGCTGGCGGCCATCCGCCCGGATTCGCGCAAGCAGATCCGCTCGCTCAACTTCTGA
- the rpoH gene encoding RNA polymerase sigma factor RpoH, giving the protein MTASTSAPGALTLASPWAVVPSLGNLDAYISAVNRLPMLTPEEESEFARRYRDHDDLEAAGKLVLSHLRLVVAVSRKYLGYGLPHGDLIQEGNIGLMKAVKRFDPEQGVRLVSYALHWIKAEIHEYILKNWRMVKVATTKAQRKLFFNLRSMKQGFKDDAGAQTHRDTLTDAQIDVMARELNVKREEVAEMETRMSGGDVVLDPSPSDDGEEAYGPIAYLADATQEPTAVLESRQRDAMATDGVAAALEQLDARSRRIVEERWLKVNDDGSGGMTLHELAAEYGVSAERIRQIESAAMKKMRKALASYA; this is encoded by the coding sequence ATGACTGCTTCCACTTCCGCTCCCGGCGCCCTCACGCTGGCGAGCCCCTGGGCGGTCGTTCCTTCGCTCGGCAACCTCGACGCGTACATCTCGGCCGTGAACCGGCTGCCGATGCTGACGCCCGAGGAGGAGAGCGAATTCGCCCGCCGGTACCGCGACCACGACGACCTCGAAGCCGCCGGGAAGCTGGTGCTGTCGCACCTGCGCCTGGTGGTGGCCGTCTCGCGCAAGTACCTGGGCTACGGCCTGCCGCACGGCGACCTGATCCAGGAAGGCAACATCGGCCTGATGAAGGCCGTCAAGCGCTTCGACCCCGAGCAGGGCGTGCGCCTGGTGAGCTACGCGCTGCACTGGATCAAGGCCGAGATCCACGAGTACATCCTGAAGAACTGGCGCATGGTCAAGGTCGCGACGACCAAGGCCCAGCGCAAGCTGTTCTTCAACCTGCGCTCGATGAAGCAGGGCTTCAAGGACGACGCCGGCGCGCAGACGCACCGCGACACGCTGACCGACGCGCAGATCGACGTGATGGCGCGCGAGCTGAACGTCAAGCGCGAGGAAGTCGCCGAGATGGAAACGCGGATGTCCGGTGGCGACGTGGTGCTGGACCCGTCCCCCTCGGACGACGGCGAGGAGGCCTACGGCCCCATCGCGTACCTGGCCGACGCCACGCAGGAACCGACCGCGGTTCTGGAGTCGCGCCAGCGCGATGCCATGGCGACCGACGGTGTCGCCGCCGCGCTGGAGCAGCTGGATGCGCGCAGCCGCCGTATCGTCGAGGAGCGCTGGCTGAAGGTGAACGACGACGGCTCCGGCGGCATGACGCTGCACGAGCTGGCCGCCGAGTACGGCGTGTCCGCCGAGCGCATCCGCCAGATCGAGTCGGCCGCGATGAAGAAGATGCGCAAGGCGCTGGCTTCCTACGCCTGA
- a CDS encoding DUF962 domain-containing protein — protein sequence MQTATEASAAAPRRVDALLAHYAESHRNPRNEAIHCVAIPLIMLSLIGLLYAVHPWVAYAFILASMVYYVRLSAVFLVTMALLSLLGIVAVQAMGDHVLPISAAIFVVAWIAQFVGHKIEGRKPSFFEDLQYLWVGPLFVLALLFRKLGIRW from the coding sequence ATGCAGACCGCCACCGAAGCCAGCGCCGCCGCCCCGCGCCGTGTCGACGCGCTGCTGGCGCACTACGCCGAGAGCCACCGGAACCCGCGCAACGAAGCGATCCACTGCGTGGCGATCCCGCTGATCATGCTCAGCCTCATCGGGCTGCTGTACGCGGTGCATCCGTGGGTGGCCTATGCCTTCATCCTGGCCAGCATGGTCTATTACGTGCGGCTGTCGGCCGTATTCCTGGTGACCATGGCACTGCTCTCGCTGCTGGGCATCGTGGCCGTGCAGGCCATGGGCGATCACGTGCTGCCGATCTCGGCCGCGATCTTCGTCGTGGCGTGGATCGCCCAGTTCGTGGGGCACAAGATCGAGGGCAGGAAACCTTCCTTCTTCGAGGACCTCCAATACCTCTGGGTCGGGCCGTTGTTCGTGCTCGCGCTGCTCTTCCGCAAGCTGGGCATCCGTTGGTGA
- the cutA gene encoding divalent-cation tolerance protein CutA, giving the protein MPARESMVYSVLTTVGDEAQARRLAGAAVERRLAACAQVERIESHYRWDGALHAEPEWRLVFKTSAGALEGLLAWLRGAHPYELPQLLWQAWDASPGYAAWVRAETGGSANGEPRGAG; this is encoded by the coding sequence ATGCCAGCGCGTGAATCCATGGTCTACAGCGTCCTGACGACGGTCGGCGACGAGGCCCAGGCCCGCCGCCTCGCGGGCGCCGCCGTCGAGCGCCGGCTGGCGGCCTGCGCCCAGGTCGAACGCATCGAGTCCCACTACCGCTGGGACGGCGCCTTGCATGCGGAGCCCGAATGGCGGCTGGTCTTCAAGACGTCGGCCGGCGCTCTCGAGGGATTGCTGGCCTGGCTGCGCGGCGCGCATCCCTACGAGCTGCCGCAACTGCTGTGGCAGGCGTGGGACGCCAGTCCCGGGTACGCCGCCTGGGTGCGCGCGGAGACCGGCGGCTCAGCGAATGGTGAGCCGCGCGGCGCCGGCTGA
- the selD gene encoding selenide, water dikinase SelD, with protein sequence MNAPLPPSAAEPRLTSLSHGGGCGCKIAPGVLSEILKGSASLPIPPELLVGIETADDAAVYKLNDEQALIATTDFFMPIVDDPFDFGRIAATNAISDVYAMGGKPILALALVGMPINVLSTTTIGRILEGGASVCRDAGIPIAGGHTIDSVEPIYGLVALGLVHPSRVRRNADARAGDVLVLGKPLGVGVLSAALKKEALDADGYARMLATTTKLNTPGPDLAALEGVHALTDVTGFGLAGHALELARGARLPVTLEWSKVPVLHGVRELAARGFVTGASGRNWAGYGADVTLPAGFEDVDQALLSDPQTSGGLLVSCAPSAVDRVLDVFRTHGFGQAAVVGEVGSAGAARLTIR encoded by the coding sequence ATGAACGCCCCACTTCCCCCCTCCGCGGCCGAGCCGCGCCTGACCTCCCTCTCGCACGGCGGCGGCTGCGGCTGCAAGATCGCGCCCGGCGTGCTGTCCGAGATCCTCAAGGGGTCGGCGTCGCTGCCCATCCCGCCGGAGCTGCTGGTGGGCATCGAGACCGCCGACGATGCCGCCGTCTACAAGCTCAACGACGAGCAGGCACTGATCGCGACCACCGACTTCTTCATGCCGATCGTCGACGACCCCTTCGACTTCGGGCGCATCGCGGCGACCAACGCCATCTCGGACGTGTACGCGATGGGCGGCAAGCCGATCCTCGCGCTGGCGCTCGTCGGCATGCCGATCAACGTGCTGTCCACCACCACCATCGGCCGCATCCTCGAAGGCGGCGCGTCGGTGTGCCGTGATGCGGGTATCCCGATCGCGGGCGGCCACACCATCGATTCCGTCGAGCCGATCTACGGGCTGGTGGCGCTCGGCCTGGTGCATCCGTCGCGCGTCCGGCGCAACGCGGATGCACGGGCCGGCGACGTGCTCGTGCTCGGCAAGCCGCTGGGCGTCGGCGTCCTGTCGGCCGCCCTGAAGAAGGAAGCGCTGGATGCCGACGGCTACGCGCGCATGCTGGCGACCACGACCAAGCTGAACACGCCCGGTCCCGACCTTGCGGCGCTGGAAGGCGTGCATGCGCTGACCGACGTCACCGGCTTCGGCCTTGCGGGCCACGCGCTGGAACTGGCGCGCGGCGCGCGCCTGCCGGTGACCCTCGAGTGGTCCAAGGTGCCGGTGCTGCATGGCGTGCGGGAGCTCGCGGCGCGCGGCTTCGTCACCGGCGCCTCGGGCCGCAACTGGGCAGGCTACGGCGCCGACGTCACGCTGCCGGCCGGCTTCGAGGACGTGGACCAGGCCCTGCTCAGCGATCCGCAGACCAGCGGCGGCTTGCTGGTGTCGTGCGCCCCGTCGGCCGTCGACCGCGTGCTGGATGTCTTCCGCACCCACGGCTTCGGGCAGGCGGCCGTCGTCGGCGAGGTCGGCTCAGCCGGCGCCGCGCGGCTCACCATTCGCTGA
- the senB gene encoding selenoneine biosynthesis selenosugar synthase SenB has product MPRPSSVVIVSPALAAANNGNWQTASRWARWLRGTGRVRITDRWPDGNEADDEVMLALHAVRSASALAAWSAQGRGGVGLVLTGTDLYGDFAGHPDRDPSLQRADRLVVLQAEGPDALPAPLRAKTRVIYQSVPPRVARPKTSRRLCIAVVGHLRSVKAPEVVFDAALRLRDDPAIQWRHVGEADASWRQQVQEVQARCPGYRWLGPLAHGDARRLIQHAHVLVHPSHAEGGAHVVMEAACSGTPVLASRIPGNVGMLGAAYGGYFPPGDSAALAALLRRCRDEQLSQDPEAGLLARLRAQCALRARLFEPAAECAAVRALVQELQDCR; this is encoded by the coding sequence GTGCCTCGTCCCTCATCGGTGGTCATCGTAAGTCCCGCGCTGGCCGCCGCCAACAACGGCAATTGGCAGACCGCCAGCCGCTGGGCAAGGTGGCTGCGCGGCACGGGGCGGGTCCGGATCACCGACCGCTGGCCCGACGGGAACGAGGCCGATGACGAGGTGATGCTGGCACTGCACGCGGTGCGCTCGGCCTCGGCGCTGGCTGCGTGGTCGGCGCAAGGGCGCGGCGGCGTCGGCTTGGTCCTGACGGGCACCGACCTCTATGGCGACTTCGCGGGCCACCCGGATCGCGATCCCTCCCTTCAGCGCGCCGACCGCCTGGTGGTGCTGCAGGCCGAAGGGCCGGACGCGCTGCCCGCGCCGCTGCGCGCGAAGACGCGCGTCATCTACCAGTCCGTGCCGCCGCGCGTGGCCCGGCCCAAGACATCGCGCCGCCTTTGCATCGCGGTGGTCGGCCACCTGAGGAGCGTGAAGGCTCCCGAAGTCGTGTTCGACGCGGCGCTGCGGCTGCGCGACGACCCGGCGATCCAGTGGCGCCACGTCGGGGAGGCCGACGCGTCCTGGCGGCAACAGGTGCAGGAAGTGCAGGCCCGCTGTCCCGGCTACCGCTGGCTCGGCCCGCTCGCGCACGGTGACGCGCGGCGGCTGATCCAGCACGCGCACGTCCTGGTGCATCCAAGCCATGCCGAGGGCGGCGCGCACGTGGTGATGGAAGCGGCGTGCAGCGGCACACCGGTGCTGGCCAGCCGCATCCCCGGCAACGTCGGCATGCTGGGCGCGGCGTACGGCGGGTACTTTCCGCCGGGCGACAGTGCTGCACTCGCCGCGCTGCTGCGACGCTGCCGCGACGAGCAGCTGTCGCAAGACCCCGAAGCCGGGCTGCTGGCCCGGCTGCGCGCACAATGCGCCCTCCGCGCGCGCCTGTTCGAGCCGGCGGCCGAATGCGCCGCGGTGCGCGCCCTGGTGCAAGAGCTGCAGGATTGCCGATGA